In Magnolia sinica isolate HGM2019 chromosome 12, MsV1, whole genome shotgun sequence, a single genomic region encodes these proteins:
- the LOC131221014 gene encoding ruBisCO large subunit-binding protein subunit alpha, chloroplastic-like isoform X2 has product MLSATGLSPFFTSRHETKRVLKSSRNLQIGRVFTVRAGPKKISFDGECRKSLQAGIDKLADAVSVTLGPKGRNVVLDGPDIPKVINDGVTIARSIELSDAIENAGAMLIQEVALKTNDLAGDGTTTAIILAREMVKLGLLAVASGANPVSLKKGIDKTAHELVKVLKTRCRPVKGREDIKAVASISAGNDDFVGNLIAEAIDKIGPDGVITIESSKTFETTIEVEEGMKIDKGYVSPQFITNQDKSIVEFQNAKVLVTDQKISNIKHILPLLEKTTQLSVPLLIIAEDISREVLATLVMNKLSGVLNVAAIGCPGFGDGKKALLQDIALMTGADFIAGDLGLTLESATSDQLGIAQKITITNNSTTIVADSTTRAEIRARISQIKKDLAETDSAYQSRKLSERIAKLSGGVAVIKGVAVGSEKCT; this is encoded by the exons ATGCTCAGCGCCACCGGACTCTCTCCGTTCTTCACt AGCCGCCATGAAACCAAAAGGGTGCTCAAATCCTCAAGAAATCTCCAGATTGGTAGGGTTTTTACTGTCAGAGCTGGGCCCAAGAAGATTTCTTTCGATGGAGAATGCAGGAAATCATTGCAAGCTGGTATAGATAAGCTTGCTGATGCCGTGTCTGTAACCTTAGGACCCAAAG GTCGTAACGTTGTTCTAGATGGACCTGACATACCAAAAGTAATTAATGATGGAGTGACAATTGCTCGGTCCATTGAGCTCTCCGATGCCATTGAGAATGCAGGGGCAATGCTCATTCAAGAG GTTGCACTTAAGACAAATGATTTAGCAGGCGATGGGACTACTACGGCAATCATTTTGGCTCGCGAGATGGTTAAGTTAGGGTTATTAGCTGTTGCTTCTGGGGCTAATCCAGTTTCTTTGAAGAAAGGCATTGATAAAACTGCTCATGAGCTGGTTAAGGTCCTAAAGACTAGATGTAGACCTGTTAAAGGGAGGGAGGATATAAAAG CTGTGGCCTCAATTTCTGCTGGAAATGATGATTTCGTTGGAAATTTGATTGCGGAAGCCATAGATAAGATTGGCCCTGACGGAGTCATCACAATCGaatcatccaaaactttcgaAACTACTATTGAAGTTGAAGAAGGAATGAAG ATTGACAAGGGCTATGTATCTCCCCAATTCATCACAAACCAGGATAAATCGATTGTGGAGTTTCAGAATGCTAAAGTTCTAGTAACCGACCAAAAGATTTCAAACATTAAACACATCCTTCCTCTATTAGAAAAGACAACTCAGTTAAGCGTCCCGCTGTTGATAATTGCCGAAGACATCTCACGGGAAGTGCTGGCGACGCTGGTCATGAACAAGCTGAGCGGCGTACTTAATGTTGCAGCTATTGGGTGTCCGGGATTTGGTGACGGAAAGAAGGCTCTTCTGCAAGATATTGCTCTTATGACAG GTGCAGATTTTATAGCGGGTGATCTGGGCTTGACGCTTGAAAGCGCAACATCAGACCAGCTTGGTattgctcaaaagattactataACAAACAATTCAACGACCATCGTCGCTGACTCCACTACTAGAGCTGAGATTCGAGCAAGGATCTCACAGATAAAGAAAGATCTGGCTGAAACAGACAGCGCATACCAGTCAAGGAAGCTCTCTGAGAGGATTGCAAAACTCTCTGGTGGTGTTGCTGTAATCAAG